Below is a genomic region from Burkholderia pyrrocinia.
GTGTTCGTGCTGGCGGCGGCCGGCGTACTCGACGGGCTCACCGTGACGACGCACTGGCGTTACGCGGAGCGCCTGCAGGCGCGTTATCCGGCGCTGCGCGTGAATCCCGATGCGCTGTACGTCGACGAAGGGCAGATCGTCACGTCGGCCGGTTCGGCGGCGGGGCTCGACATGCTGCTGCATCTGGTGCGCCGCGATCACGGCGGCGCGATCGCGAACCGTGTCGCGCAACGCCTCGTGCTGCCGCCGCATCGCGACGGCGGCCAGGCGCAGTTCGTGCCGCGCCCGGTTGCGCCGGGCGGCAGCGACCGGCTCGCGAAGCTGATCGACTGGATGCGTGCGCACGCGGCCGAGCCGCACACGCTCGCGTCGCTCGCCGCGCAGGCCGCGATGAGCACGCGCACGCTGCAGCGCCAGTTCGCGGACGCGACGGGGATGTCGCCGCTCGCGTGGCTGATCCGCGAACGCGTGAACGTCGCGAAGGACATGCTCGAAGCGCAACCCGCGCTGTCGCTCGCGCAGGTCGCGGCGCGTGCGGGGTTCGGTTCGGAGGAATCGCTGCGCCGGCATTTCCGGCGCGTCGCGGCGACCAGTCCGGCCGCGTATCGGCGCGGGATGGATCGCGGCGGAAGATAATAACGGGCGCCGAACGGGGCCGTTCGGGCACGACAACAAAAGGAAAAAACATCATGGGCTTGCTCGGAAAGCTGTTCGGAAAGAAATCGCGCGACGAAGCGTCGTCGTCGGCTCAGGTGCCTTCGACCGGCGATCAGGATGCGCAGGAAGCACAGAGCGGCCCCGACATCGCGCCCGAACTCGCGTCCGCGCTGGCAGCCTACCAGGCCGGCCGGCACGAGGCCGCGATCGCGGGCGCCGCGCCGTACGCCGAGCGTCTCGCCGATGCGGCGCGGCTTTGTGCGCTCGCGTATTCGGTGATGCATCGGTATACCGATGCCTTCCCGTACTGGCTCGCGTTGTTCGAACGGGAGCCGAGCGCGCACAACGCGGTGCAGCTCGCGACGACGTCGGTGATGTGCGGTGAGGTAGAGCGCGGCGAAGCGTGGATGCAGAAGGCCGCCCAGGTCAATCATGAAACGCGCGAGCAGTCGGACGTCGCCGCGCGCGTGAACTTCATCTCCGCGCTGATGCAAAGCGGCCATCTTCACGAGGCGCTGCCGCACATCGCGTGGATGCGCGACGTGTACGGCCAGGTGCGCATCACCGATTCGACGTTCCTGACCATGCGCGGCATTCCGTTCTTTCCGACGTTCCTCGAGAAGAGCCTGGAGATCCTGAAGGCCACGCAGCCGGCCGATGCAATTGCGCCGTGGTACGGCGCGCTCAACGGCAAGCTCGACGAAGAAGGCGAAGCGCAGCTTGTCGCGTGGGTCGGCCAGTTGCCGGGGCAGCCGGCCGGCTGAACGGCCGCCGCTTGCGATGGCCCCTCATTCCGAAAACTCCGAACAAGGACTCCGATGACGATGCTGCCTTCCCGTTTGCCGCTGATCCAGGCCCCGATGGTCGGTTCGCTGAGCCCGCTCGCGATCGCGGTGTGCGAAGCCGGCGGGCTCGGTTCGCTCGCGTGCGCGGCACTTGGCCCGCAGCAATTGCGCGACGAGATCGCGGCGATCCGGGCGCGCACGCCCGCGCCGTTCAACGTGAACTTCTTCTGCCACACGCCGCCGGCGCCCGACGCCGAGGTCGACGCGCGCTGGCGCGCGGCGCTTGCCGGCTACTACGCGGAAGCCGGGCTCGATCCAGCCGACGTGAAGGGCGGCGCCGGCCGCGCGCCGTTCGACGATGCGATGTGCGCAGTCGTCGAGGAACTGCGGCCGGCCGTCGCGAGCTTCCATTTCGGGCTGCCGCACGACATGCTGCTCGACCGCGTGCGACGCACCGGTGCGCTGGTCGTTTCGTCCGCGACGACCGTCGAGGAAGCGCGCTGGCTCGATGCGCGCGGCGTCGACGCGATCGTCGCGCAGGGCGCGGAGGCCGGCGGCCATCGCGGGATGTTCCTGACCGACGACATCCACGCGCAACCGGGCCTGTTCGCGTTGCTGCCGCAGATCGTCGATGCGGTGCGCGCACCGGTGATCGCGGCAGGCGCGATCGCCGACGGGCGCGGCATCGCAGCCGCGTTCGCGCTCGGCGCGCGTGCGGTGCAGATCGGCACCGGCTACCTGCTGACGCCGCAGGCCGGCCGTTCGGCGCAGCATCGCGCGGCGGTACGCGCAGCGCGCGACGACGGCACGCGCGTGACCAACCTGTACACGGGCCGCCCCGCGCGCGGGCTGCTGACGCGTTTCATGCGCGAGCAGGGGCCGATGAGCGCGCTCGCACCTGCGTTCCCGCTCGCGACCGCGGCGGTCGATCCGCTGCGCGGCGCGTTCGAGCGGCAGGGCCGCGACGATTTCTCGCTGCTGTGGTCCGGCGAGGCCGCGGCGCTCGCGCGCGAGGAGGAGGCGGGCGAGCTGACGCGGCGCCTGTGGTCCGACGCGCTGGCATGCGCGGCGGGGCTGCGCGACGCGTTCCCGCAGGCGGTCTGAACGCGCGCGGAAGGGGGCGCGGACGGCGGATCAACGGCGTATGATCTGGTTTTTCGTCAGCCCGATCCAGGCCCCCCACCATGACCTCCGTCGACACTACCCCCGTCCTCGACCATGACAAGCTCGTTACCTTCATCGAGCGCAAGTGGAACGATGAAATCCTCCACGCGCTGACCGACTACATCGCGATTCCCGCGAAGAGCCCCGCGTTCGACCCCGACTGGGAGAAGCGCGGTTATCTCGAGCGCGTCGTCACCGATGCCGCGCAGTGGGCCGAACGCCAGCCCGTGAAGGGCCTGAAGCTCGAGATCGTGCGCTTGCCGGGCCGCACGCCGGTGATCTTCTTCGAATCGCCGGCCACGCGCTCGGGCAGCACCGACACGATCCTGCTGTACGGCCACCTCGACAAGCAGCCCGAATTCGACGGCTGGCGCGCGGACCTCGGCCCGTGGACGCCGAAGTTCGAGAACGGCAAGCTGTACGGCCGCGGCGGCGCGGACGACGGTTATGCGATCTACGCGAGCCTCGCGGCGCTCGGCGCGCTCGACGAGCAGGGCATCGAACGGCCGCGCTGCGTCGGGCTGATCGAGACCTGCGAGGAATCGGGCAGCTACGACCTGCTGCCGTATGTCGACGCGCTGCGCGACCGGCTCGGCCAGGTGTCGCTCGTCGTGTGTCTCGATTCGGGCGCCGGCAACTACGACCAGATGTGGCTCACCACGTCGCTGCGCGGCCTCGTGTCCGGCGACCTGCAGGTCGAGGTGCTGGAAGAGGGCATCCACTCGGGTGTCTACGGCGGTATCGCGCCGTCGAGCTTCCGCGTGATGCGCCAGTTGTTCGAGCGTCTCGAGGACGCGAAGAACGGCAACCTGCTGCCGGGCGTGTTCCATTGCGAGATCCCGTCGAGCCGCGTGCGCGAAGCCGATGCGGCCGCCGCGATCCTCGGCGATGCAGTATGGAAGGGGCTGCCATGGGCGTGCGGCGCGGACGGCAAGCCGGTGCTGCCGACCACGGCCGATCCGCGCGAGGCGCTGCTGAATTCGACGTGGCGTCCGTCGCTGTCGGTGACGGGCGCGGCCGGCATGCCGGCGCTCGCCGATGCGGGCAACGTGCTGCGTCCGCGCACCGCGTTCAAGCTGTCGCTGCGCCTGCCGCCGCTCGTCGACGCCGCGCAGGCCGTGCAGCAGTTGAAGGAACTGCTCGAACTCGATCCGCCGTACAACGCGAAGGTCACGTTCAAGCCGGACGCGGGCGCCGCGACGGGCTGGGCCGCGCCGGATCTCGCGCCGTGGCTCGCGTCGTCGCTCGACGCCGCGTCGCGCCGCCACTTCGGCGCGGACTGCGCGTACATGGGCCTCGGCGGCACGATCCCGCTGATGAACGTGCTGCAGGAAGGCTTCCCGTCCGCGCAGTTCATGGTGTGCGGCGTGCTCGGGCCGAAGTCGAACGCGCACGGCCCGAACGAGTTCCTGCACGTGCCGTACGCGAAGAAGCTGACGGCTGCGGTTGCCGAC
It encodes:
- the ftrA gene encoding transcriptional regulator FtrA, translated to MHNHLVVALAYDRLCTFEFGCVVEFFALERPELGVDWYRFAVCASEPGPVRAAGGITVAAPYRLATLDRADTIVIPGWRDSEELPPEPLLKKLRAAHRRGARLCSICSGVFVLAAAGVLDGLTVTTHWRYAERLQARYPALRVNPDALYVDEGQIVTSAGSAAGLDMLLHLVRRDHGGAIANRVAQRLVLPPHRDGGQAQFVPRPVAPGGSDRLAKLIDWMRAHAAEPHTLASLAAQAAMSTRTLQRQFADATGMSPLAWLIRERVNVAKDMLEAQPALSLAQVAARAGFGSEESLRRHFRRVAATSPAAYRRGMDRGGR
- a CDS encoding M20 family metallopeptidase, with amino-acid sequence MTSVDTTPVLDHDKLVTFIERKWNDEILHALTDYIAIPAKSPAFDPDWEKRGYLERVVTDAAQWAERQPVKGLKLEIVRLPGRTPVIFFESPATRSGSTDTILLYGHLDKQPEFDGWRADLGPWTPKFENGKLYGRGGADDGYAIYASLAALGALDEQGIERPRCVGLIETCEESGSYDLLPYVDALRDRLGQVSLVVCLDSGAGNYDQMWLTTSLRGLVSGDLQVEVLEEGIHSGVYGGIAPSSFRVMRQLFERLEDAKNGNLLPGVFHCEIPSSRVREADAAAAILGDAVWKGLPWACGADGKPVLPTTADPREALLNSTWRPSLSVTGAAGMPALADAGNVLRPRTAFKLSLRLPPLVDAAQAVQQLKELLELDPPYNAKVTFKPDAGAATGWAAPDLAPWLASSLDAASRRHFGADCAYMGLGGTIPLMNVLQEGFPSAQFMVCGVLGPKSNAHGPNEFLHVPYAKKLTAAVADVIATAR
- a CDS encoding NAD(P)H-dependent flavin oxidoreductase produces the protein MTMLPSRLPLIQAPMVGSLSPLAIAVCEAGGLGSLACAALGPQQLRDEIAAIRARTPAPFNVNFFCHTPPAPDAEVDARWRAALAGYYAEAGLDPADVKGGAGRAPFDDAMCAVVEELRPAVASFHFGLPHDMLLDRVRRTGALVVSSATTVEEARWLDARGVDAIVAQGAEAGGHRGMFLTDDIHAQPGLFALLPQIVDAVRAPVIAAGAIADGRGIAAAFALGARAVQIGTGYLLTPQAGRSAQHRAAVRAARDDGTRVTNLYTGRPARGLLTRFMREQGPMSALAPAFPLATAAVDPLRGAFERQGRDDFSLLWSGEAAALAREEEAGELTRRLWSDALACAAGLRDAFPQAV